TACTTTCTATAAAAACTGGTGGATGTCCAGAAGATTGTGGGTATTGCCCGCAAGCTGCGAGATATCACACAGACATAGAGGGGAATGATTTAATGTCTGTACAGCAAGTTAAAGCACAGGCATTAAGAGCAAAATCATCTGGTAGTTCTCGTGTATGCATGGGTGCAGCGTGGCGTAATGTAAAAGATGGACCAGAATTTGACAACGTGCTAGAAATGGTGCGCACGATTAATAAGCTTGATATGGAAGTGTGCTGTACGCTAGGTATGGTAACCGAGAATCAAGCAGAACGCCTTGCAGAAGCAGGATTATATGCATACAATCATAACTTAGATACCTCAGAAGATTACTATAAAGATGTAATCTCTACGAGAGCTTTTGAGGATCGTCTCGATACTATCTCAAACGTGCGTAAAACAAATGTTACGGTATGTTCTGGTGGAATTATAGGAATGGGTGAAGCAATAGAAGATAGAGCAGGAATGCTTGTGGCGCTTGCAAAACTTGATCCGCAGCCAGAATCTACGCCTATAAACGCACTTGTTGCAGTACCTGGAACTCCAATGGAGGATATTGATCCTATCTCAATCTGGGAGATGATACGTATGGTAGCAACTACGAGAATTGTATTGCCACAAACACAAGTGAGACTATCTGCAGGTAGAACAGATATGAGTAGAGAGGGGCAGGCAATGTGCTTCTTTGCTGGTGCAAATTCTATTTTTGCAGGAGATAAGCTTCTTACTACACCTAATCCAGATGTAAATGAGGATATGAAGATGTTTGACCTACTAGGTCTTACTCCTCAAAAACCATTTGTAAAGAAAGCTCAGCCAGCATCTGTAGAGGCGGTAGACTCAAAATATGAATCATTAGGAGAGAAACCTAAATGGTCAAGACCTGGACACAAAATTGACAGAAACGAAGAAGCAAAGCTTGCAGGAAAATCTTTGAAATAAAGAGAACTGCAGTTTTGAAATTATCGTAGGTATATAACATAGTTTTATACTAAGCACTAACTCCCTGATGGGAGTTAGTGCTTTTAGGTGTTTAACTATTAAGGTTAATTAATTCTATTTCACATGCAGTTACAAGCCATTCCTAGAGTACATTCTATAACGAAGAAGGAGTTCGTAAGAGATTACGTAAAGCCTCAAAAACCTGTGGTTATTGAGCATCTTGTAGATGACTGGGATGCATATGAGAAATGGCGTCTTTCTTACATCAAGGAGGTAGCTGGAGACAAAGAAGTACCTCTTTATGATGACAGGCCTGTAAAGCATGATGAAGGTTTTAACCAGGCTCATGCTACCATGAGTATGAGCGATTATATAGATTTACTTAAAAAAGGACCTACTAATTATCGCATCTTCTTGTATAACCTCATGAAAGAGGTTCCCTCTCTTAAAAACGATTTTAAGTTTCCTAAAATAGGCTTGAGACTTCTCAAGCAGATACCTATGCTCTTTTTTGGAGGAGAAGGAAGTAAGGTATTTATGCATCATGATATAGATTGGGCAAATATTTTGCATTTTCATTTTGAAGGAAGAAAGCAATGTGTATTATTCCCTCCTAGTGAAACACCTAACCTTTACAAAGTACCTTATTCTCTAATTACAAGAGAGGATATCAACTTTGATAATCCAGATTATAAGAAGTTCCCTAAGCTAAAAAAAGCTAAAGGGTTTATATGCCATCTCAACCATGGTGAGACCTTATATATGCCAGAAGGATACTGGCACTACATGAAGTATGAAACGCCTGGATTTAGTATGAGTTTAAGAGCGCTTCCGCGAAATTTTTCTAACCTTAGAAAAGCACTGTATAATGTTTTTTATATGAGGCATTATGACAATTTCATGAGACGCCGAAAGGGTCAAGATTGGATAGATGAAAAAAATAAGAAAGCACTATTATAGCTTTCAATCCGTATGCGATGTAGTAAATTATTAACTTTTATTAATAGTTTACTTAAACATAGATGTCAAATCAGGTGTTTGGTCGCTTTAATCTAATTTTTTATCGAATAAATATTTTTTTTTACAATTTTACTGCAATGAGTCGTCAACTTTTTGTTATTTGTGAGGAATTCAAATATCCCCTAGCATTAGCATGATGAAAGTCCTCCTTATAGACGACGATAAAGCTGTAAACTTTTTCAATCAACACGTCGTTATTAAGCACAACTCCTTTGAGCATATTAAAACTGTTCAAAGCGGACAAGAAGGTCTTACTTTTCTGTCTAAAGTAGAATTAGGAGAAGCCACAAAGCCAGATCTTATTTTCTTAGATATAAATATGCCAGCTATGAATGGCTGGGAATTCTTAGACGAATATGAAAAGATGTGTCCAGATTTTAGAAAAGATATTAAAGTAATCATTCTTTCTAGTTCTTCAAATCCAGAACATGTAAACAAGACAATTCAAAACTATAAGGTTATTGACTTTATTAATAAGCCCCTGTCCTTTGATATACTTGATCATGTGTTGAAGGTTTATAGCAACGTATTGTCTACGAGTACTCAAAATAATCCACTAGTTTGACTTATAAAGCCTTAATAGTAGATGATAGCAAACCAATAACGTTCTTCAATAAAATAATTTTAGAGAGGTCCTCGCGTTTTTCTGAAATTTTGGTAGCTGTAAATGGAGAAGAGGCGATGAAGATATTAGACACAGAATTTAATCCTGACTTTATCTTTTTGGATCTTAATATGCCTGTTATGAATGGGTGGGAGTTTTTAGATACATACCACCAGAGAAAAGCTAGAAATAGTCAAATAATAATGCTTTTAGGAACTATGCCGTCACAAGAGAATCAAGATAGATTGAATTCTTATGATTGCATTAAAGGAGTTAGAGAGAAGATGCTTTCTAATACAGTACTTACAGAAATAATCAATAATACCTTAGCTGTAGAGTTAAGATCATAAATTACCCCTAGTTAATGTCTTTTTTATCAAAGATTACATTATTTATTGCGTGCATAGTATCTTCTCTTAGCTTCGCTCAATCTAGAGCTACGATAGAAGGAGTGGTTACAGATAATTTTGGGATACTACCAGGTACTACTATTAGTATAGAAGGTTATAATAAGAGCACCCAGACAGATATTAATGGAGCATTTTCTTTTCAAGTAGATGAAGGAGAGTATGTATTATCTGCAAGTTTTGTAATGTATAATGTACTTTATAAAACAGTTGTAGTGAAAGCTGGTGAAACACAAAAAGTAAACTTTAAATTAGAGACAGGTTTCTCTGTAGATGAGCCTATCTCTCTAGGTACAAGATCTGATCCTGTTTCCTCATTTCAGAACACGGCTTCTGTAGATATCATATCACCACAACAAATCACAAACTCTTCTCAAATAGAGTTGAGCCAAATATTACATTACCTCTCACCCTCATTTTATTCAACCAGACAAACCATTGCAGATGGTACAGATCACATTGATCCAGCGACACTACGAGGACTAGGTACAGATCAAGTTCTTGTCCTTATCAATGGAAAAAGAAGACATAATAGTTCTTTGCTCAATGTGAATGGTACCATAGGTCGAGGTGCCGTTGGTACGGATTTTAATGCTATCCCCATAAGTGCTATAGAGCGTATTGAGATACTAAGAGATGGAGCGACTTCTCAATATGGATCTGATGCTATTGCAGGGGTTATCAACATCATCCTCAAAAACCAAACGAATGCTGTTTCTTTAAAAAATTTATTAAAAGTTAATGAAGAAGGAGATGGTCTCACACAATTTGCAGGAGCAAATTTTGGTATGAAGTTAGGTAAGGAAGGCCTTTTAAATATTACAGGTGAATATAGAAAACGAGAGGCTACCAATAGAGCGGGTAACTATACGGGACGTGTTTATGTAGATAATGAAGAAGAGGATAATGCACTTATAGTTCAGAACAATTTCTTTGATCAAACAGGTTATTCAGATAGGCAAGTAATGCAGGTAGGTAATTCCGAAACTCAGAATCTAGCCATTCATTTTAATGGAGAAATAAAAGTATCAGACAGTGCTCAAGTATACCTTCATGGTGGACGAAATTATAGAGAAGGAAAATCTGCTGGCTTTTATAGATTTCCTAAAGATGAAGATCGCGTAATTACAAGCTTATTTCCTAACGGGTTTTCTCCAGAAATCTTAACAGATATTCAAGATGATGCCGTGACATTAGGTTTGAGAGGAAGTAAGCATAATTGGGATATTGATTTTAGTCATACTATAGGGATGAATTCTCTTGATTATACCATTAACAATTCTAACAATGCGTCATTAGGAATTGCGTCACCTACTACTTTTTATGCTGGAGGATTTTTGTATAGTCAGAATACATCAAACTTAGACCTATCAAAATCTTTTGATTGGAGGTCAGGTCTTAATTTCTCTTTTGGAGCAGAGTTAAGGGTAGAAAATTATCAGATAGGAGCAGGAGAAGAAGCATCATATATAAATGGCGGTAGTGTTTTTACTAATAGTGAGGGTCTTGAGGAGCCAAGAATAGCAGGAGCACAAGTTTTTCCTGGAATTCAACCAGAAAATGAACTTAATAAATTTAGAACAAACAGCTCGTTTTACGTAGATATTGAGGCAAATGTTAATGATAAGTGGCTCATACAACTTGCCGCCAGAAATGAGCTTTATAATGACTTTGGGAGTCAAGTGATTTGGAAAGTGGCTTCTCGATATAAGTTATCTAATAATACAAGTTTGAGAGGTGGTATTGCTACAGGTTTTAGGGCACCATCGCTACATCAAGTATTTTTTCAAAATATAAGCACGCAGTTTATTGACGGTAATATTTTGCAGGTAGGTACTTTTAATAATGAAAGCGCACTGACTGCTCAAGCTTTTAATGTAGATAGACTAAGTCCGGAATTATCAAATCACTATAGCATAGGTTTAAGTAGTAAGATAAGCTCAAATTTTTCGCTTGCACTTGACTATTACTACATAGCAATAAAAGACAGAATTGTACTCTCAGGACTCATATCTGATGGTTATGAAGACATTCTTGAACCATTTGGAGTTGGAGCAGCTCAGTTCTTTACAAATGCAATAGATACAGATACCCAAGGTGTAGATCTAGCATTAGTTTATAAAAACAACGTAGGTAATGGTGATCTAGAGAGTTCTTTAGGTTTTAATATCAATAGCACCACTGTAAGTAAAGATATAAGAGTGCCCATAGCTTTTGAGGGAGCAGAAGAAGTCATATTTAGTAGAGAAGAAATTGGGAGGCTAGAGAAAGGACAGCCCAAGTATAAATTGAGCTGGAGAAGTTTTTATGATATTGATAAGTTTAAAATTCACTTCAATAATACATTGTTTGGACCTGTAGAATATTTCCACCCAGATGATGGAAATAGCGACAACTGGGTTGTAAATGACTTTACAGGAAATGTAGAGTCCCGAGATCAAAAGTTTTCGGCAAAGGTTCTTACAGATTTCTCTATTCATTATCAGTTCCACTCACGAGTAAGTGCTGCTATAGGAGGGAATAATATTTTTAATGTGTACCCAGATAAACACACGCATTCATCAAATACGAGCAACGGTAATTTTACCTATAGTAGACGAGTAGGCCAGTTTGGAGTACAGGGTAGAAATTACTTTGTGAGTTTATCTCTAAGCTTATAAAAAGGATGTGTTATTCATGAAAGATTTCAAACTATTAACGGCACTTAAGATTATGGTCGCCTTAATAATCTTTGGGTCTTCTGCTCAAATTCAAGCGCAGACTAATGTTGAACAAGTCGCTAGAGTGCAACGAGCTATTTATGTTTATAATATTGCTCAACAAGTAAACTGGTCATCTCAATCTGGAGATACCTTTAAGATAGGAGTTTTGGGTCCTGATAGAACTATTATCGACTTTAAGTCAATAGCTCAAAAACGACAAATACAATCTAAACCGGTTGAGATTATCAATTTTCTTTCTGTAAAAGATATAGCTGGTGTAGATGTATTGTACGTCAACAAAAAGTACAATTTCCAAATGCCTTATATTCTTCAGTCTATCGAGGGAAAGGGAATATTAGTAATATCTGAGGGCTATGCATTTAATGATTCAATGATTAATATTATTAGAGTTGGAAATACATTTAGACATCAAATTAACGAAGAGTTACTGCGCAGTAATGACTTTGTTATTGCTCCTTCCTTAAAATTTTACGCCATTAAAACTTCACAAAAGTGGCAATCACTTTTTATAGAAGCACAAGACTCACTTAATCTAGCTAAGCAAAATTCAAAGAGAAAGGACTCTTTAATTATAGCACATCAAAGAGAGATTAATAGTAAGAATGAAATCATAGACACGATTCAAGAGATTGTAAAATTAAAGAATAACTCTATTCAAGATTTGCTCGATGAGGATGAGATTCAAAAACAGACCTTAGAAGAAAAGCAAGAAATTGCAAAAGAACTGGAAATAGAAAATGAATCTCAACTAGAAGAACTTGAAAGAAGACAGCGCATTTTAGTTCAAAATGCAGAAGAAATAGAGCGCAATCAAGATAGTATAGATAATCAAAACTTAAATCTCAGTGTCCAGAAAAAAGCGCTTGATGAGCAGTCTGTAGAGCTATCTCTTAGAGAGAACATCAACTGGCTTTTAGGAATCATCGCCTTCTTATTTCTAGTTGCAGGATTTATAATTTATAAGAATTACCAAAGTAAAAGCAAACTTGCAAAACAGCTTGTATTGCAAAATGCAAAGATACTAGCCCAGGCAGAAGAACTCAGTCAGAAAAATGAAGACCTCGAGCAGTTTGCCTACATCGCAAGCCATGATTTACAAGAACCTCTCAATACCATATCAAGCTTCATTGGGCTCATAAGGAATGATTATAGTGCACAGTTTGACGATTTAGGCAATCAGAGTCTTGAATTTATAGAAGAGGCAAGTGAGAGGATGGCAAAGCTTATAAATGTGTTGCTAGAATACTCACGCATAGGTAAGACTAGAAGTTTTACGGAGGTAGATTGTAACAAGATGGTACAAGACTTAGAGAAGGATATTTATGCACTCATAAAAAGGAAAAATGCAACTATTACATATTCCAATCTTCCTACCCTAATGGGTTCTGAAATTGAGCTGCGCTTGTTGTTTCAAAACTTAATCACAAACGCTTTAAAGTTTTGTGCAGAGGATACATCACCTACATTACATATCGAAGTGAGCGAGACTGCGAGCCTAGAGAACCCTAATGAGAAGATGTGGCAATTCTCTTTTAAAGACAATGGGATAGGTATTCGTAAAGATCATCAGGAGCGTATTTTTTCTATCTTTCAGCGATTGCATACTAAAGATCAATATAAGGGCACCGGAATAGGGCTTGCGCATTGTAAAAAGATTGTTGGGATACACAAAGGAAATATTTGGGTGACTTCAAAAATTAATAAAGGAAGTACTTTTTATTTTACAATCCCTATGAGTCCTGAAGTTGTGTAATGTGATTATGTACGCTTTCGCGAAAGCGTAACTACAAGTAACACACACTACATTTATTACTCGCTACACGTAATTTAATTAAATTGCGAGATACTAGATATTGCTTTAAAACTAAACCTGCATCTATGAAACTTACTTCAACGTATTGGAATAATCGCTATGCAGAGGGAAGCACAGGCTGGGATTTAAAGGAAATCTCTCCACCTATCAAAGCATACCTCGATCAATTAGAAAATAAGGAATTAAAGATTTTAATTCCTGGTGGCGGTTATAGTCATGAAGCGCAGTACTGTTGGGAGCAGGGATTTAAAAATGTGTATGTAGTAGACTTTTCTCAACTTGCATTAGAAAATTTGAAACAGAGAGTGCCAGATTTTCCTAGTTCGCAACTTATACAAGATGATTTTTTTAAATACAGCGGGCAGTTTGATGTAGTCATAGAGCAAACGTTTTTCTGTGCACTACAACCAGAATTAAGACCTGCTTACGTCGCACATATGCGCACATTGCTTAAACCAAAAGGTAAACTTGTAGGCTTACTTTTTAACTTCCCACTCACCGAAAAAGGACCACCATACGGAGGAAGTGTAGCGGAATATGAAAACTTGTTCTCAAAACATTTTGATATTCAAAAAATGGAGACTTCCGATAACTCAGTAGCTGCTCGTGCAGATAAGGAGTTATTTATCAAAATGGTAAAAAAGTAAACTAGTTAATACCACAACACAATGATCGTACAACTTGCAGAAGGAACTATTAAAACCAAGTATGGTGTCTATAAAGAAATTCTCTTTTATGACGGTGTCAAGGAGTGTCACGCGCTAGTGATGGGAGATGTCTCGGGAGAAGAAGATGTGCTATGCAGAGTGCATTCTTCTTGCATATTTGCTCATCATTTTAATAGTATAGAATGTGATTGCCGTGAGCAGATGGAAATCTCGCAACAGCTTATAGAACGTGAAGGAAAGGGTATTGTAATCTGGCTAGAACAAGAGGGCAAGGGCAATGGACATTATGCACTACTCAATACACTGCCACTTAAAAAGCAAGGAATGGCTCAAGCAGATGCTTACGAGGCTGTAGGTTTCCGTAAGGATAATCGTGATTTTAGCGCAGCTGCAAAAATTTTAAAATACCTAGAAGTGAGTTCTATCACAATGATTACGGGTAATGAGAAGAAAACCAAAACCCTCACAGATCTTGGTATTACTGTAAGTGGTATTCAAGCTACGGAGTTGTAATATGAGTACGCTTTCGCGAAAGCGTAATTTTAAAAAAATACTGTTAAATCATAATTTACTTTTGCAAAAATCTATAGTACGCAGTGGCTAGTTTTTTATCACCTTCTGTGTTTCTAGAACTTCACCATCTCTATTGAATAGTTTCAAAAAGTACACTCCAGAATTTAGGTTGTGTAAGGTAATTGCCTCGCGATTGTGAGTTCCTTGTAAAACTATTTTCCCATTGATGTCAATTAACTGAAATCTATGGCTTGATTCAGAACTTATATACAATCTATCGTTTACTGCAGGATTAGGATAAACAATTGAATTTTCTCTCTTGAAATCTTTTGTGTTTAATAATTCTGGATCTTCTATTAAGAAAATATTCTGTGATCCAGTGATATAATATAGATTGGATTCATAGCTAGTGATGCCTAAAGGAGCATTGTCTGGAGTTAAAAGAAATTCGGGACTAATTGGTAGCGCGTTGTCTAAATCGAACTTAATGATACTATGGTTTGCCGAGAGTGAAATTGTAGCGTATAGCAAACTATTTTTTAAGTAAACATCTTGCACAAATCCAGCATAACCATCCATATTTGAAACTAGTATAGGATCTGGAGAGCTGTCATTAATATTGATTTTATATAAGGCTAAGTTGTTTGTGGTTCCTGTGCGCTCAAAGAAATAAAGCTCATTATTAAAAACCTCTCCAATAATTGTGGAGTTATTATTCTCAAAAACTATGGTCTCCGTGTAGTTAGTGTCATTTATAGAATATTTTAAAATTGTATTACCTCGTACAAAGTACAGTACACTGTTATATAATACTACACCCATTTGGGTATCTATCGCAGCGTTGTTAATCGCTTCTCCTTGTACTGGGAAGGCATCATTTAAATTTAGCTTGTACAAAGTACTTGCTGTTCCACCTATAAGAGTGTTGGAATTTTCATCATAAGTGAGTTTTATAAAGCCAACTGCAGGCGGGGCTTCAGCAACAGTTATTTTATTAGTAGGGTTATTAAACGGCACCTTTTGAATGTAAGCCATATTGTTAGCGTTCACATCAAAGAGTCCAACATATAATTCATCATTAATAGTGTGTAGTGAAAATGGAGCTCCCTGCCCCGCAAATGAATCAGTAAAAATTTCTTGAGCTTGAGCTACGATACTCTGAAACATAAATAAACCGAAAAGTAATTTTAACTTCATAGAATGATTTTTCTTACAAATATAGTCTTAAGTATTAAATATCAAAACAATACCGGAACCACATAATACGCCAGCGCAAAGAGCAACCCTACAGAGATTAAATTTAAAACCACACCCACACGTGCCATCTGGCCTACGCGTACGTGACCACTTGCAAAGACTATCGCGTTAGGCGGTGTTGCCATAGGTAGCATAAATGCACAACTAGAAGCAAGGGTCACTGGAATTACCATTTGTAAAATGGGCACATCCATCCCTATCGCAATACCTACCACTAGCGGAACTAAAATGGTGACAAGTGCAACATTACTCATCAGTTCTGTCATAAAGAGCATTAAGAAAATAAGCACGGCAGTCACCACCCACATACTCCAGTCTTCCTGCTGTGAGATATAGGAACCTATCATATCTATAAATCCAGATTGTGCTAGTCCAGAGGCAAGTGCGAGACCGCCGCCAAAGAGGATTAAAATTCCCCAAGGTAATCGAGAAGTATCTTCCCAATTAAGCGGAAAGGAACCTTTCTTATAATCAATAGGAACTATAAACATAAGTAGCGCGGCAATGACAGATATGGTCGTGTCTGTAAGGGTAATATCTGGTAGCAAGTTGTTTAAATAAGAGCGTAGCATCCATGAGAACGCAGTAAGTAAAAAGATGATGAGCACCACTTTTTCTCCTTTTGAAACAGGACCAAGTTTATCTAATTCTGTCTGTATGATATTTCCAGACTTTCCGATATTACCTAAGTTATTCTTGTAGAAGACTCTTGTAATCATAAAATATGTGATGATCATAAGTATGAAAGAAAAAGGAACGCCCATTTTCATCCACTGGAAAAAGCCTATATCTATATTGTAACTCTCATTAAGGAAAGCAAGCATTACAGAGTTAGGCGGTGTGCCTATCAAGGTTGCCATCCCACCTATGTTTGCACCAAAAGCAATACCTAGCATAATGCTTAGGGCAAAGTTGCGGTCGTTTTTTGTAAAACCATCCTCATCATCTATAAGAAGTTGTATGACAGAAACAGCTATGGGAAGCATTACTACAGTACTTGCCGTATTTGAAATCCACATGCTCATCAAACCAGTGGCAATCATAAAACCCAGTATAATTCCGTTTGCTTTGGTGCCTGTGATTTTAAGAATAGAGAGTGCTATGCGTTTGTGCAGGTTAACTTTTTCTAGCGCTAGCGCGATTACAAATCCTCCAAAAAATAGATACACAATGGGATTTGCATAATTACTCGCCACATCCTTAATATCTCCTATGCCAAGTAGCGGAAACAGAGCAAGCGGTATAAGTGCAGTAACAGAGATGGAAACAGCTTCTGTAACCCACCAGATAATCATCCATAGAGCGACAGCAATCACCTTATCTATCGCTGGGTTTATGAGTTCTATAGGTGCTGCAAGTAGTATAATGCACAATAATGGGCCAATGATAAAGCCTACTTTTCGCGAAAGCGTAAATTCTTTCATAGCCTTAAAAATAGGCAAAAAAGAAAACTACTGACCTTTTAAATATAAGGCAAGTCTGATTTTCCAATAGGGCATCTCCTCCTTAAAGTATTCATAAAAGGATTTGAGCTTATCTGCGTCTTCTACTTTTAAAATGGCGTCGTGTATTTGCTTTACTTCTACAGGCTGTATAAACTGGTAAAAATCTACTTCCATACCTTCTTCATGCAACTTCATCAAGTGATTGTACACAGAGCCTATAGTGAGTTTACGGGTCTCTGCAATTTCTTCTAGAGAAAGGCCTTGCTGGATGAGTTTCTTAGTCTCTAGATACGTTTTACTACCGCTTTTAGGCTTTGGTTTTTGGACATGCTCTTTAATGACCTTTATAAAATCTGCGCCATATTTTTCCATCTTTGCTTGTCCCACACCTTGAATGTCTAAAAACTGCTTTTGAGTCACAGGTTCTTGATCTTCCATATCCTTAAGGGAAGCATCAGAAAATACGATATAAGCTGCCACATTTGCATCTCTAGCCAGTTCAGAGCGTAGTTCACGTAGTTTTTCAAAGAGCGTTCCTTTTGGTTTTTTAGGTTTGCGTTCTTTGGTAACAGGTTCGGTTTTAACTTTGGTGAGTTTAGCTAGTTGTATATTCTTCCCGTCGTATAATACTTCTTTAGCAAGTGGGGTGAGTAGTAATCTTCCGCTTTCGCGAAAGCGTATTTCTAACAACCCTTGATTGATAAGCTGCACAATATATTGCTGTAGGTCTCTCCAGGGAACATCTTTTGCGGCTCCGTATGTTTTTATTTCTTGATAGCCTTTGTCATATACTTGAGCGTTTTGCGAACCTCTTAAAACGTCAATTACGGTACCCATCGCTTCTTTTTGTTGCATACGAGCAACGCCCGAAAGTACTTTTTGAGCAAGTACAGTGCCATCAAAATATGCCGGCGGACTGTTACAAATGTCACAGTTTCCGCAATCTTCAGAGAGAAACTCACCAAAGTAGTTGATAAGAACTTTTCGTCTACAACTCAGCGCTTCTGCATACTGTTGCATGCGGTCAAGCTTAGCCATTTGGTAGTCGGCATTTTTTGCTCCGTCTATAAACTGTCTTAGCTGTAGGGTGTCTGCATAACTATAAAAAAGTAAGGTGTGGGCAGGTAATCCATCACGTCCAGCACGACCTATTTCTTGATAATATCCTTCAAGATTTTTAGGCATGTTGTAGTGGATCACCCAGCGCACGTTACTCTTATCTATTCCCATACCAAAGGCGATGGTAGCACAAATTATGGGCGTCGTATCATTTATAAAATCTTCTTGAACTTTTGAACGTTGCTCTGCATGCATTCCTGCGTGGTATGCAGCTGCTTTATAGCCGTTAGCTTGTAGTTTGGCTGCTAGAGACTCTGTACTTTTTCTAGAAAGACAGTAAATGATACCACTTTCTCCAGGGTGCTCTTCAAGGAAATCAAGAATCTGGTCATTACGTTTTTGGCCAGGTCTTACATCGAGATAGAGATTAGGTCTATCAAAGGAAGAGACGTACTTTTTTGCATTGCTTATTCCTAATTGGTCTGCAATATCATCTTGTGTTGATCTGTCTGCTGTTGCGGTAAGGGCAATAAGTGGCGCTTGTGGAAAGCGTCTTTTTAGATAGCCTAGTTGCGTGTATGCAGGTCTAAAATCGTGACCCCATGATGAGATACAGTGTGCTTCATCTATGGCAATTAAAGAAATGGTCGCCGCATTCAAAGCGCCATCCAGCATTTGTAAGCTCTCTGGAGCAACATAAATGAGGTCTATGGCGCCGCTTTGTAAATCTGCTAATACTTGCTGAGTTTCTTCTAGAGGTTGTGTACTATTGTAGTAGGCTGCTTTTATGCCATTGGCACGTAGCGCATCAACCTGATCTTTCATTAAGGCAATGAGAGGTGAGATTACAAGAGCAACTCCATCTAGCGCAAGTGCGGGCAATTGGAAACACATGGATTTACCACCACCCGTAGGCATAATAACAAGTGCGTCATCTCCACGACACACAGATTCAATAATTTCTTGCTGGTTAGGGCGGAAA
The genomic region above belongs to Dokdonia sp. Dokd-P16 and contains:
- the recQ gene encoding DNA helicase RecQ, with protein sequence MVATQELHSLLKTHFGYDNFRPNQQEIIESVCRGDDALVIMPTGGGKSMCFQLPALALDGVALVISPLIALMKDQVDALRANGIKAAYYNSTQPLEETQQVLADLQSGAIDLIYVAPESLQMLDGALNAATISLIAIDEAHCISSWGHDFRPAYTQLGYLKRRFPQAPLIALTATADRSTQDDIADQLGISNAKKYVSSFDRPNLYLDVRPGQKRNDQILDFLEEHPGESGIIYCLSRKSTESLAAKLQANGYKAAAYHAGMHAEQRSKVQEDFINDTTPIICATIAFGMGIDKSNVRWVIHYNMPKNLEGYYQEIGRAGRDGLPAHTLLFYSYADTLQLRQFIDGAKNADYQMAKLDRMQQYAEALSCRRKVLINYFGEFLSEDCGNCDICNSPPAYFDGTVLAQKVLSGVARMQQKEAMGTVIDVLRGSQNAQVYDKGYQEIKTYGAAKDVPWRDLQQYIVQLINQGLLEIRFRESGRLLLTPLAKEVLYDGKNIQLAKLTKVKTEPVTKERKPKKPKGTLFEKLRELRSELARDANVAAYIVFSDASLKDMEDQEPVTQKQFLDIQGVGQAKMEKYGADFIKVIKEHVQKPKPKSGSKTYLETKKLIQQGLSLEEIAETRKLTIGSVYNHLMKLHEEGMEVDFYQFIQPVEVKQIHDAILKVEDADKLKSFYEYFKEEMPYWKIRLALYLKGQ